In the genome of Botrytis cinerea B05.10 chromosome 5, complete sequence, one region contains:
- the Bcsod4 gene encoding Bcsod4, whose translation MSTTLLRTSTAARAALRASSSKRAASMASTSFIRGKATLPDLPYDYGALEPSISGKIMELHHKNHHQTYVNSFNAASEQVEAATSKGDIAAAIALQPLINFHGGGHVNHSLFWENLAPSKNGGGGEPTGALKTAIETSYKDFSTFKTKFNAALAGIQGSGWAWLVKDNETGQVQIRTYANQDPVVGKYTPLLGVDAWEHAYYLQYQNRKAEYFGAIWDVINWKTVESRLK comes from the exons atgtcTACCACACTGCTTCGCACATCTACCGCAGCTCGTGCTGCTCTTAGAGCCAGCTCTTCTAAACGAGCTGCCTCAATGGCAAGCACCAGTTTCATCCGTGGAAAGGCTACTCTTCCAGATCTCCCAT ATGATTACGGTGCGCTCGAACCCTCGATCTCCGGTAAGATCATGGAGCTTCATCACAAGAACCATCACCAAACCTACGTTAACAGCTTTAACGCTGCGAGCGAGCAAGTCGAGGCCGCTACATCCAAGGGAGACATTGCTGCTGCCATTGCATTGCAACCCCTCATCAACTTCCACGGAGGCGGACATGTGAACCATAGCTTGTTCTGGGAGAATTTGGCACCAAGTAAgaatggtggtggtggagaacCCACAGGTGCTTTGAAG ACTGCCATCGAGACCAGCTACAAAGATTTCTCAACCTTCAAGACAAAATTCAACGCGGCTTTGGCAGGTATCCAAGGAAGTGGATGGGCGTGGTTGGTCAAGGACAACGAGACTGGTCAAGTCCAAATTAGAACATATGCAAACCAGGATCCAGTCGTAGGCAAGTACACTCCATTGTTGGGTGTTGATGCTTGGGAGCATGCGTACTATCTTCAATACCAAAACAGAAAGGCTGAGTATTTTGGTGCTATCTGGGATGTAATTAACTGGAAGACTGTGGAGAGCAGATTGAAGTGA
- the Bctim50 gene encoding Bctim50: MLSRAIGRSLQTPALRNSSTNFRITSSTSWTRSMASNRRQPKKPTDYNRPSGTPTPSGPAGAQAAFTSPKSGLSSDKSGNPDFSKAQDEVSKGASSQRNTVPQSEGGGAGVPNPDARKGESPDFSGKQDEFETIAADPAQAEFENKPLPDLTQGIPSTLDFELANRKSKASPLNLTEAADPEEDASGGGKGRGELPASAYVSSSERKRNQMANYMYLAFFISAITGTVYMGRNWETEEEEKLHAETAPSGWSLTGMWNRVRARTGDQLGHYTEPAFTKLLPDPSPMFERPYTLVLSMEDLLIHSEWTREHGWRLAKRPGVDYFLRYLSQYYELVIFTTQPSTLAEPVIRKFDPYHIVTWPLFREATLYENGEYIKDLSYLNRDLSKVILIDTKAHHAKKQPENAIILKPWMGDVQDKELVSLIPFLEYIPTMQYADVRKALKSFEGTHIPTEFAKREAIARKKFQEQLAEERKKHGKRGGGVGLLGSALGIKPGGMMMTDPNEQSLADALAQGKMLQDLARERGQKNYEAFDKEIRENGAKWLKEEAEMEEKAKEEGLKAMKSGMTGGWWGSSSS, translated from the exons ATGTTGTCTAGAGCTATCGGAAGGTCGCTGCAAACGCCAGCTCTTAGAAATAGTTCGACAAATTTCCGAATAACCTCATCAACGTCATGGACTCGGTCGATGGCGAGCAACCGCCGCCAGCCCAAAAAGCCTACAGATTATAATAGACCTTCGGGTACGCCAACGCCATCCGGTCCGGCTGGGGCACAAGCCGCTTTCACTTCGCCAAAATCAGGACTGAGTAGTGATAAATCTGGTAACCCAGACTTCTCCAAGGCACAAGATGAAGTGAGCAAGGGAGCTTCGTCACAGAGGAATACTGTACCACAATCAGAGGGAGGGGGTGCCGGTGTACCAAACCCAGATGCAAGGAAAGGTGAAAGTCCAGACTTCTCTGGCAAGCAAGATGAATTCGAGACAATCGCCGCCGACCCCGCACAAGCTGAATTCGAGAACAAACCTCTGCCAGATCTCACCCAAGGTATTCCTTCGACTTTGGATTTCGAGTTGGCAAATAGAAAATCGAAGGCTTCGCCATTGAACCTTACAGAAGCGGCAGACCCTGAAGAAGATGCCAGTGGTGGGGGTAAAGGTCGCGGGGAATTGCCAGCATCTGCGTATGTTTCTTCCtcggaaagaaagagaaaccAAATGGCCAATTACATGTATCTTGCGTTCTTCATATCTGCGATCACTGGTACAGTATACATGGGAAGAAATTGGGAAacagaggaagaggaaaagctACATGCAGAAACTGCTCCATCTGGATGGTCACTTACCGGCATGTGGAATCGTGTCAGGGCCCGAACCGGAGACCAACTTGGTCACTATACCGAGCCAGCTTTTACCAAGCTACTCCCAGATCCAAGTCCCATGTTTGAGCGCCCTTACACCTTAGTTCTAAGCATGGAGGATCTTTTAATTCATAGTGAATGGACTAGAGAACATGGTTGGCGATTGGCAAAAAGACCTGGCGTGGATTATTTCTTGAGATATCTAAGTCAATATTACGAATTGGTCATCTTCACCACTCAACCATCTACTTTAGCAGAGCCAGTTATTCGAAAATTTGATCCATATCATATTGTCACTTGGCCGCTTTTCCGAGAGGCAACACTCtatgaaaatggagaataTATCAAG GACCTTTCATACCTCAACAGAGATCTCTCAAAGGTCATATTAATCGATACTAAAGCACACCATGCGAAGAAGCAACCAGAGAACGCAATAATCCTTAAGCCATGGATGGGTGATGTCCAAGATAAAGAACTCGTTTCTTTAATTCCTTTCCTTGAATACATCCCTACAATGCAATACGCCGATGTACGCAAAGCCTTGAAATCATTTGAGGGAACACATATTCCTACAGAATTTGCCAAACGTGAGGCAATAGCAAGAAAGAAGTTCCAAGAACAACTTgcagaggaaagaaagaaacatggAAAGAGAGGCGGTGGTGTAGGATTACTAGGAAGTGCTTTGGGTATCAAGCCAGGtggaatgatgatgacaGATCCTAATGAACAGAGTCTAGCGGATGCGCTTGCTCAAGGAAAGATGTTGCAAGATTTAGCGAGAGAAAGGGGGCAGAAGAACTACGAGGCATTTGATAAGGAAATTCGCGAGAATGGAGCAAAATGGCTAAAGGAAGAAGCcgagatggaggagaaagCCAAAGAAGAGGGACTGAAGGCCATGAAGAGTGGAATGACAGGTGGTTGGTGGGGAAGTTCTTCGTCGTAA